The DNA segment AGGGACTTCATCAATGCCGGCCGCGTGGCCGAATCCGTGGTGAACCGCCGCGCGGCGCGACTGGGCACGCAGCGCGTGGTGCAGGAACTGCGCGCCAAGGGGCTGGACGATGCGCTGGTGCGCGAGACGGCCGAGCGCCTGCGCGGCACCGAGGCTGCGCGCGCCCTTGCCGTCTGGCGCCAGCGCTTCGGCACGCCCCCGGAAACACCCCAGGAGCGTGCACGCCAGATGCGTTTCCTCGCGGCTCGCGGCTTCCCGGGCGACGTGGTGCGGCGCGTGGTCGGCGGCCGGATGGAGAACGACGGCGACCTGCCGGAATGAAGAAGCCACCATGTGGTCCACCCGGCAGCCGAGAACCGGCAGTCGG comes from the Paracidovorax avenae ATCC 19860 genome and includes:
- the recX gene encoding recombination regulator RecX; amino-acid sequence: MGLSSPLSLKGRALRLLAQREHSRSELEAKLARHVQEGDDLHAVLDELQARDFINAGRVAESVVNRRAARLGTQRVVQELRAKGLDDALVRETAERLRGTEAARALAVWRQRFGTPPETPQERARQMRFLAARGFPGDVVRRVVGGRMENDGDLPE